One genomic segment of Pseudorasbora parva isolate DD20220531a chromosome 6, ASM2467924v1, whole genome shotgun sequence includes these proteins:
- the LOC137079113 gene encoding transmembrane and death domain protein 1-like, with protein sequence MRVLVLSFFLLLFFSPSVSDDTVAEDVGPHQLERLVELLTDRECEELISAMSQPEENIFQHLDRLSAKRNQLLQSRRRRNTEQKPPCRSALKDWLQIHGKQIYYDRLSRALQQIGRTDIAIEVGKNINQDKTLALQRYVEGYHELVSQMEKQQPEDHDVHVNHEAVLQYSAKEARGFTWKDMDLVVKRQPVTPYQPHLLNRARPLLYGLLFGFVSSLLMSVAILLISIYVSHGNRTKSSVLFKLQLDSRTC encoded by the exons ATGCGAGTATTGGTGCTCagcttcttcctcctccttttcTTCAGCCCAAGTGTCTCTGACGATACAG TGGCCGAGGACGTTGGACCTCACCAGCTGGAGCGTCTGGTGGAGCTACTGACAGACCGTGAGTGTGAGGAGCTCATCTCGGCCATGTCTCAACCTGAGGAGAACATCTTCCAACACTTGGATCGACTATCTGCTAAAAGGAACCAGTTACTGCAGTCAAGAAGGCGCAGAAACACAG AGCAGAAGCCCCCCTGCCGCTCAGCGCTGAAGGACTGGCTCCAGATTCACGGCAAGCAGATATACTACGACAGGCTGTCTCGTGCACTGCAACAGATCGGCAGGACTGACATAGCCATAG AGGTGGGTAAGAACATCAACCAGGACAAAACACTTGCTCTGCAGAGATATGTGGAAGGCTACCATGAACTTGTTAGCCAAATGGAGAAGCAACAACCAGAAGATCATGATGTTCATGTGAACCATGAGGCGGTGCTGCAGTATTCTGCAAAAGAGG CCAGAGGGTTCACCTGGAAAGACATGGACTTGGTGGTGAAAAGGCAACCAGTGACACCTTATCAGCCCCATCTGCTAAACAGAGCACGGCCTCTACTTTACGGCCTCCTGTTTGGATTTGTCAGCTCACTCCTCATGAGTGTGGCCATCTTGCTTATTAGCATATATGTATCCCATGGCAACAGAACCAAATCCAG TGTGCTATTTAAACTACAGTTAGACAGCCGCACATGCTGA
- the hrct1 gene encoding histidine-rich carboxyl terminus protein 1, which produces MTAPGTMELHRAFAFLCLVFSVGAQSNHRLTCYLDVLTHHTREGPCTHIILPSISSDEDLYHQSLSEDDCSSLRKMKERNPTLKILLGLEVRSSRLELMSANEGSVEHFVQTVLTYLKDKSLDGLDVSWLDSPTSDVSNRSKELFTHFLKSLKHKFEEETDPLLLSVTVLEATDHSAVSYDEQTLSQYVDFISILPAHLEKDGPYINKTVQHWQEQQVDLQKLNLVMPGFLRRSRRRHHHRHLPRHDDLNSEEGKKDHIHVLGLYMGVQVCQAIKSGREQFITLPVLSEEHSLFKEVLQNGFGGVGVVFIDPDVFANSLCANITQDEWAIFESKVIMSHHGRDDHHHHHHGRDRHHSRQHHHRSSHLPHGSSHLPHGSHDIGHHHHRHGHHRHERHHRHGHRHHPHHHAHSHSHHHPITQSNMTREERQGVE; this is translated from the exons ATGACTGCTCCAGGCACTATGGAGCTCCACAGAG CTTTTGCATTCCTTTGCCTAGTGTTTTCAGTGG GTGCGCAGAGTAATCACCGACTGACCTGCTATCTGGATGTTCTAACACACCACACACGTGAGGGTCCGTGCACTCACATCATTCTCCCCTCCATCTCCAGTGATGAAGACCTTTACCACCAAAGCTTATCGGAAGATGACTGCAGTAGTCTTCGAAAGATGAaggagag AAATCCAACTTTGAAGATTTTGCTTGGATTGGAAGTCAGATCATCAAG GTTGGAGCTGATGTCTGCTAATGAGGGCAGTGTTGAGCATTTCGTTCAAACGGTATTGACGTACTTGAAGGACAAGAGTTTAGACGGTCTAGATGTGTCTTGGCTGGACAGCCCCACTTCTGACGTATCTAACAGAAGCAAAGAGCTGTTCACACATTTTCTGAAG AGTCTAAAACACAAGTTTGAAGAAGAAACAGATCCTCTGCTTCTGTCAGTGACTGTACTGGAGGCCACTGACCACAGTGCAGTCAGTTATGATGAACAAACACTTTCACA GTATGTGGACTTCATCTCCATTCTGCCTGCTCATCTTGAAAAGGATGGACCATACATT AATAAAACAGTCCAACACTGGCAGGAACAGCAAGTTGACCTGCAAAAGCTCAATCTAGTCATGCCTGGTTTTCTCCGGAGGTCACGTCGAAGGCATCATCATAGACATCTTCCCAGACATGATGACTTGAATTCAGAGGAAGGAAAGAAGGATCACATCCATGTTTTGGGCTTATACATGGGTGTTCAG GTGTGTCAGGCCATTAAAAGTGGACGAGAGCAGTTTATTACTTTACCAGTTCTTTCAGAAGAGCATAGTCTTTTCAAGGAG GTGCTCCAGAATGGCTTTGGTGGTGTAGGGGTTGTCTTCATAGATCCAGACGTCTTCGCTAACTCCTTATGTGCAAACATTACTCAGGATGAATGGGCAATTTTTGAATCAAAAGTGATTATGTCACATCATGGGCGTgatgatcatcatcatcatcatcatggaAGGGACCGTCACCACAGCCGCCAGCATCATCATCGCTCTTCCCATCTTCCTCATGGCTCTTCCCATCTTCCTCATGGTAGCCATGATATTGGTCACCATCACCACAGACATGGGCATCATCGCCATGAGCGTCATCATCGCCATGGTCATCGTCATCATCCTCACCATCacgctcactctcactctcaccaTCATCCAATAACTCAAAGCAACATGACCCGGGAAGAACGGCAAGGTGTAGAGTGA